The Polaribacter tangerinus genome has a segment encoding these proteins:
- a CDS encoding MBL fold metallo-hydrolase, which yields MRILKIIGCALLISCQTSDKNNTQQKNKMQQYVTVLGIAQDAGYPHIGCKKECCLNYYQGKFRKQKVVSLGLVDKENNQKWLFEATPDITTQLANLSQNHLKTSSLIDGIFLTHAHIGHYSGLMYFGREALGQKGTKVYVMPKMKTFLRNNGPWNQLINLRNIELIDINKDSTIQVNNTLKVTPFLVPHRDEYSETVGYKIESKQKTILFIPDINKWQKWNKDIVEEVKKVDYAFLDATFFKEGEVNRPMAEIPHPFISETINIFKNESFTIKNKVIFIHFNHTNPALQNVSEEKKALEKLGFQFAYEGMKIPL from the coding sequence ATGCGAATTCTTAAAATTATTGGTTGTGCACTTCTTATCTCTTGCCAAACCTCAGATAAAAACAATACTCAGCAAAAAAATAAAATGCAGCAATATGTAACGGTTTTAGGTATTGCTCAAGATGCAGGATATCCTCATATTGGGTGTAAAAAAGAGTGTTGTTTAAACTACTATCAAGGTAAATTTAGAAAGCAAAAAGTAGTTTCTTTGGGTTTGGTAGATAAAGAAAATAATCAAAAATGGCTTTTTGAAGCAACACCAGATATTACTACACAGTTGGCAAATTTATCTCAAAACCATTTAAAAACTTCTTCTTTAATAGATGGCATATTTTTAACACACGCGCACATTGGCCATTACAGTGGCTTAATGTATTTTGGTAGAGAGGCATTAGGCCAAAAAGGTACAAAAGTATATGTAATGCCTAAGATGAAAACTTTTTTACGCAATAATGGCCCTTGGAATCAGTTAATAAATCTCCGAAATATCGAGCTTATTGATATAAATAAAGACAGTACGATTCAAGTAAATAACACATTAAAAGTAACACCTTTTTTAGTACCTCACAGAGATGAATATTCAGAAACTGTAGGCTATAAAATTGAAAGTAAACAGAAAACCATATTGTTTATTCCCGATATTAATAAATGGCAAAAATGGAATAAAGATATTGTAGAAGAGGTTAAAAAAGTAGATTATGCTTTTTTAGACGCTACCTTTTTTAAAGAAGGTGAAGTAAATAGACCAATGGCAGAAATACCACATCCGTTTATTAGTGAAACTATAAACATTTTTAAAAATGAGTCGTTTACCATAAAAAATAAAGTAATATTTATTCATTTTAACCATACTAATCCTGCGCTACAAAATGTTTCGGAAGAGAAAA
- a CDS encoding branched-chain amino acid aminotransferase produces MNSTIEIKHIEKSRIDSVDFNNLPFGSVYSDHMLTCTYKNGQWGTPIIEPYAPISLDPSAKIFHYGQSIFEGMKAYKDADENILLFRPTENCKRLNKSAERLVIPQIPEDVFMNGLKELLKVDANWIPTNEGSSLYIRPFMFASGKGFHASPADEYKLMICTAPSGAYFAGKVKVLIEEKYARAANGGVGFAKAGGNYAAQFYPTQLAIEKGFNQVIWTDDNTHEYIEEAGAMNIFVRINDTLITSPVSDRILDGITRKSIIQIAKDLDIDVEVRKITVSEVIAAAQSGSLKEMFGAGTAAVISPIAGFGYQEKEYELPELSQPYASTLKKAITDIQTNKAPDKHGWRVVVK; encoded by the coding sequence ATGAATTCTACTATAGAAATCAAACATATAGAAAAGTCTAGAATAGACAGTGTAGACTTTAATAATTTACCTTTTGGAAGTGTATATTCAGACCATATGCTTACTTGCACTTACAAAAATGGTCAATGGGGAACACCAATTATAGAGCCGTATGCACCAATTTCGTTAGATCCTTCAGCAAAAATTTTTCATTATGGTCAATCTATTTTCGAAGGAATGAAAGCTTATAAAGATGCCGACGAAAATATTCTTTTGTTTAGACCTACAGAAAACTGTAAACGTTTAAACAAATCTGCAGAACGATTGGTAATTCCTCAAATTCCTGAAGATGTCTTTATGAACGGGTTAAAAGAGTTACTAAAAGTAGATGCTAATTGGATTCCTACTAACGAAGGAAGTTCATTATACATAAGACCTTTTATGTTCGCCTCTGGAAAAGGATTTCATGCCTCACCAGCAGATGAGTATAAATTAATGATCTGTACAGCTCCCTCTGGAGCTTATTTTGCAGGAAAAGTAAAAGTTTTAATAGAAGAAAAATATGCGCGTGCTGCTAATGGTGGTGTTGGTTTTGCTAAAGCTGGTGGTAATTATGCTGCTCAATTTTATCCAACTCAGCTAGCTATAGAAAAAGGCTTTAATCAGGTAATTTGGACTGATGATAATACGCACGAATACATAGAAGAAGCGGGTGCCATGAATATATTTGTTCGAATTAATGACACACTAATTACAAGTCCGGTAAGTGATAGAATATTAGATGGAATTACTAGAAAAAGCATTATTCAAATTGCAAAAGATTTAGATATTGATGTTGAAGTCAGAAAAATTACTGTTTCAGAGGTAATTGCAGCAGCACAATCTGGTAGTTTAAAAGAAATGTTTGGAGCAGGAACGGCAGCTGTAATTTCACCTATTGCTGGTTTTGGATATCAAGAAAAAGAATACGAATTACCCGAATTAAGCCAACCTTACGCAAGTACTCTAAAAAAAGCTATTACAGACATACAAACAAATAAAGCTCCAGACAAACATGGTTGGAGAGTTGTTGTAAAATAG
- a CDS encoding DUF4920 domain-containing protein — MKSILKIFMVALLVLTACKQEKSEVKTQQTNTQEASYASFGDKITEDNFLTSKEMLAKFENLQVGDTISVKFASNIKEVCSKKGCWMKLPLSETTETMVRFKDYGFFMPLDANGKEVIVEGKAFVQITPVEELKHYAQDAGKSEEEIALITAPKREFAFEANGVLMK, encoded by the coding sequence ATGAAATCAATTTTAAAAATTTTTATGGTTGCACTATTAGTGTTAACTGCGTGTAAACAAGAAAAATCAGAAGTTAAAACTCAACAAACCAACACACAAGAGGCTTCTTATGCTTCTTTTGGAGACAAGATAACTGAAGATAATTTTTTAACTTCTAAGGAAATGTTGGCAAAATTTGAAAACCTACAAGTTGGTGATACGATTTCAGTAAAATTTGCCTCTAATATAAAAGAGGTGTGTTCTAAAAAGGGATGCTGGATGAAATTACCATTATCAGAAACAACTGAAACAATGGTTCGTTTTAAAGATTACGGCTTTTTTATGCCTTTAGATGCCAATGGCAAAGAGGTTATTGTAGAGGGTAAAGCTTTTGTTCAAATAACACCGGTAGAAGAATTAAAGCATTATGCACAAGATGCTGGTAAAAGTGAAGAAGAAATTGCACTAATTACAGCACCAAAAAGAGAATTTGCTTTTGAGGCAAATGGTGTTTTAATGAAGTAG
- the mnmD gene encoding tRNA (5-methylaminomethyl-2-thiouridine)(34)-methyltransferase MnmD — MKREILITSDGSSTIHLPDWNEQYHSKNGSINETYHVFIESGLKQLAKNKVAILEIGFGTGLNCFITYLEAQKEIDYVGVEAYPVTPEEVEKMNFIDVLNAGDKKDVFDKMHATTWEEKHKISSNFSLTKRKQFFEDIEDINNFDLIYFDAFGARVQPQLWTEDIFAKMFTSLKENGILVTYSAKGSVRRAMQAVGFLVERLPGPPGKREMLRAIKKAT, encoded by the coding sequence TTGAAACGAGAAATTTTAATAACATCCGACGGCTCATCTACCATACATTTGCCAGACTGGAATGAACAATATCATTCTAAAAATGGCTCTATTAATGAAACCTATCATGTATTTATAGAAAGCGGTTTAAAACAGTTAGCCAAAAATAAAGTTGCTATTTTAGAAATTGGTTTTGGTACGGGATTAAATTGTTTTATAACCTATTTAGAGGCTCAAAAAGAAATAGATTATGTTGGGGTAGAAGCCTATCCAGTTACACCAGAAGAGGTTGAAAAAATGAATTTTATTGATGTTTTAAATGCTGGTGATAAAAAGGATGTTTTTGATAAAATGCATGCAACTACTTGGGAAGAAAAACACAAAATTTCCTCGAATTTCTCACTTACAAAAAGAAAGCAGTTTTTTGAAGATATAGAAGACATAAATAATTTTGATTTGATTTATTTTGATGCTTTTGGCGCGAGAGTTCAGCCTCAATTATGGACAGAAGATATCTTTGCAAAAATGTTTACCTCATTAAAAGAAAACGGAATTTTAGTTACCTATTCTGCCAAAGGTAGCGTAAGAAGAGCTATGCAGGCCGTAGGTTTTTTGGTAGAGCGATTACCTGGTCCTCCAGGAAAAAGAGAAATGCTAAGAGCAATAAAAAAAGCTACTTAA
- a CDS encoding glycosyltransferase family 2 protein, with the protein MILSLIFLFTCYGILIVLLTIGFFNVKESNNLDSSTRIIDHKKTKGISFSVIIPFRNEVKNLPNLVSSFKEISYPNELVEYIFVDDNSTDDSVAILKQLLKSNEINTQIIKNKRRSNSPKKDAISTAIHHAKNTWIVTTDADCFVPKKWLKSFENFIVKNNPKMLIGPVNYAAENTFLAQFQLLDFMSLKGSTIGGFGLKVPFLCNGANLAYKKSEFIALNGFEGNDNIASGDDIFLFEKFIEKDKKNVHFIKTLEATVTTFPVKNFTKLMHQRVRWASKTSKLKSKTAKIIGSVVFLTNLSIVIAFFIPENRVYFGRIIAAKMCIDLILLIPTIRFYKHVQSFLKWYLLCTIAYPFFNVFIVIKSLVSNYQWKGREFKK; encoded by the coding sequence ATGATTTTATCTCTCATTTTTTTATTTACTTGTTATGGAATATTAATAGTGTTGTTAACTATTGGTTTTTTCAACGTAAAAGAATCAAATAATTTAGACTCATCTACACGTATAATTGACCATAAAAAAACTAAAGGAATATCATTTTCTGTTATAATTCCATTTAGAAATGAAGTTAAAAATCTACCAAACCTTGTTTCATCTTTTAAAGAAATATCCTACCCTAATGAGTTGGTAGAATATATTTTTGTTGATGATAACTCTACTGATGATTCCGTTGCTATTTTAAAACAACTATTAAAAAGTAACGAAATAAATACTCAGATAATTAAAAATAAAAGACGCTCAAATTCTCCAAAAAAGGATGCCATTTCCACTGCTATCCACCATGCAAAAAATACTTGGATAGTAACTACAGATGCAGACTGCTTTGTACCCAAAAAATGGTTAAAAAGTTTTGAGAATTTTATTGTAAAAAACAATCCAAAAATGTTGATTGGCCCTGTAAATTACGCTGCAGAAAATACATTTTTAGCTCAATTTCAATTATTAGATTTTATGAGCTTAAAAGGAAGCACTATTGGTGGTTTTGGTTTGAAAGTACCTTTTTTATGCAATGGGGCAAATTTAGCTTATAAAAAAAGTGAATTTATTGCTCTAAATGGTTTTGAGGGAAACGATAATATTGCAAGCGGAGACGACATTTTTCTTTTTGAAAAATTTATAGAAAAAGATAAAAAAAACGTTCATTTTATTAAAACTTTAGAGGCTACGGTTACTACTTTTCCTGTTAAAAATTTTACAAAGCTTATGCATCAAAGAGTACGATGGGCTTCAAAAACAAGTAAGTTAAAATCGAAAACTGCCAAGATTATTGGTAGCGTTGTATTTCTAACAAATTTAAGTATTGTAATTGCTTTTTTTATACCAGAAAACAGGGTTTATTTTGGAAGAATTATTGCAGCTAAAATGTGTATCGATTTAATATTATTAATACCTACAATACGCTTTTACAAGCATGTACAATCATTTTTAAAATGGTATCTTTTATGCACAATAGCATATCCGTTTTTTAATGTGTTTATTGTAATAAAATCTTTGGTTAGCAATTACCAATGGAAAGGGAGAGAGTTTAAAAAATAA
- the ruvC gene encoding crossover junction endodeoxyribonuclease RuvC yields the protein MAIEKIILGIDPGTTIMGFGVIKVVGKKMEFIQMNELLLTKYDDHYLKLKLIFERTIELIDTYNPDEIAIEAPFFGKNVQSMLKLGRAQGVAMAAGLSREIPITEYLPKKIKMAVTGNGSASKEQVAMMLKSLLNLKTLPKNLDATDGLAAAVCHFYNSGKVIGGKNYTGWASFVKQNPKKVT from the coding sequence TTGGCAATAGAGAAAATTATTTTAGGGATAGATCCCGGAACTACTATTATGGGCTTTGGAGTTATAAAAGTGGTTGGTAAAAAAATGGAGTTTATTCAAATGAATGAATTACTACTTACCAAATACGATGATCATTATTTAAAGTTGAAACTAATTTTTGAGAGAACAATAGAGTTAATAGATACTTATAACCCAGATGAAATAGCTATTGAAGCTCCTTTTTTTGGTAAAAATGTACAATCTATGTTAAAACTAGGAAGAGCGCAGGGTGTAGCTATGGCTGCAGGTTTGTCTCGAGAAATTCCAATTACAGAGTACTTACCCAAAAAAATAAAAATGGCTGTTACAGGAAACGGTAGCGCAAGTAAAGAGCAAGTAGCTATGATGTTAAAATCGCTTTTAAATTTAAAAACGTTACCAAAGAACTTAGATGCAACCGACGGTTTAGCAGCTGCTGTTTGTCATTTTTACAATTCAGGAAAAGTAATAGGTGGAAAAAACTACACCGGTTGGGCAAGTTTTGTAAAGCAAAACCCCAAAAAAGTTACCTAA
- the hemW gene encoding radical SAM family heme chaperone HemW, with product MPGIYIHIPFCKQACFYCDFHFSTSTKKKDAMILSLIKEMSLRKQELLKEKVTTIYFGGGTPSILSTSEINSLIEAVYTNFEVVEEVEITLEANPDDLSEEKIKALSKSRVNRLSIGIQSFDENDLQLMNRAHNAGEAKKSLELATQYFENISLDLIYGIPGSTTATWLENINTALRFNVPHISSYALVVEPKTALEHFIATGKIKTVEDVVVQKQFLQLTEMLEAAGYIHYELSSFSKPAFFSKNNTAYWMGKSYLGIGPSAHSFNGKERSWNVKNNSKYIKDIAQNILPLEKEILSIEDRYNEYVMTGLRTMWGVSIDKINSDYGLKFAQYILQRSQKYRAQKLLSLHNNTLKTTKKGSFLVDGIITDFFMVS from the coding sequence ATGCCGGGAATTTATATTCATATTCCATTTTGTAAACAAGCATGTTTTTACTGCGACTTCCATTTTTCTACTTCTACAAAGAAAAAAGATGCAATGATACTTTCTCTTATTAAAGAGATGTCTTTGAGAAAACAAGAACTTTTAAAAGAAAAAGTAACCACTATTTATTTTGGCGGTGGAACTCCTTCTATTTTATCAACCTCAGAAATTAATAGCCTCATAGAGGCAGTTTATACAAATTTTGAGGTGGTAGAAGAGGTAGAAATTACGTTAGAGGCCAATCCGGATGATTTATCCGAAGAGAAAATTAAAGCACTTTCTAAGAGCAGAGTAAATAGGTTAAGTATTGGTATTCAATCTTTCGATGAGAATGATTTACAGTTAATGAATCGTGCTCATAATGCTGGTGAAGCAAAAAAATCTTTGGAGTTGGCTACCCAATATTTCGAAAACATTTCTCTAGATTTAATATATGGAATTCCTGGAAGTACAACTGCTACATGGTTAGAAAATATTAATACTGCCTTACGTTTTAATGTTCCTCATATTTCTAGCTATGCGCTTGTTGTAGAACCCAAAACAGCGCTCGAACATTTTATAGCAACTGGTAAAATTAAAACAGTAGAAGATGTAGTTGTTCAAAAGCAATTTTTACAACTCACAGAAATGTTAGAAGCAGCAGGTTACATACATTACGAATTGTCTAGTTTTAGCAAACCAGCTTTTTTTAGTAAAAATAATACAGCTTACTGGATGGGCAAATCTTACCTTGGTATTGGTCCTTCTGCCCATTCTTTTAATGGCAAAGAAAGAAGTTGGAACGTAAAAAATAATTCGAAGTACATAAAAGATATTGCCCAAAATATATTGCCACTAGAAAAAGAAATTTTGTCTATAGAAGATAGGTATAATGAGTATGTTATGACAGGTTTACGAACTATGTGGGGTGTTTCGATTGATAAAATTAATTCGGATTATGGCTTAAAGTTTGCACAATATATTTTACAACGCTCACAAAAATATAGAGCTCAAAAGTTATTGTCTCTTCATAACAATACTCTTAAAACAACCAAAAAAGGTAGTTTTTTAGTAGACGGAATTATTACCGATTTTTTTATGGTTTCTTGA
- a CDS encoding cyclase family protein produces the protein MKAIIEYNSRKIEINVSKPIDISIAIDVQKPAINAWYIDDPIIVPEKFENKEVTVKNGAVVNFNRIHFNPHSHITHTECVGHITEKIHSVNSNLKHYFFVAEVVTVAPEERGEDFVISAKQLKTALRNKKRDAIVIRTIPNLLEKKSMRYSNTNPPYLLEEAAIYLKEKGIKHLLIDVPSVDKEKDEGKLLAHNAFWNTNGNLRLDATITEFIYVPNTVKDGEYLLNLMIAPFENDATPSKPILYKILK, from the coding sequence ATGAAGGCAATTATAGAATATAACTCAAGAAAAATTGAAATAAATGTATCGAAACCAATAGATATTTCTATAGCAATAGATGTACAAAAACCAGCAATAAATGCTTGGTATATTGACGATCCAATAATTGTTCCTGAAAAATTTGAGAATAAAGAAGTGACTGTAAAAAATGGTGCAGTGGTTAATTTTAACCGCATACATTTTAATCCGCATTCTCATATTACTCATACAGAATGTGTAGGTCATATAACAGAAAAAATACATTCTGTAAACTCTAATTTAAAACATTATTTTTTTGTTGCCGAGGTGGTAACAGTTGCACCAGAAGAAAGAGGAGAAGACTTTGTTATATCTGCAAAACAATTAAAAACAGCGTTGCGTAACAAAAAAAGAGATGCTATTGTAATTCGTACCATACCTAATTTACTAGAAAAAAAATCGATGCGATATTCCAATACAAATCCGCCCTATTTACTAGAGGAAGCAGCTATCTACTTAAAAGAAAAAGGGATTAAACATTTGCTTATAGATGTGCCTTCGGTAGATAAAGAAAAAGATGAAGGCAAACTATTGGCTCATAACGCTTTTTGGAATACAAATGGTAACCTTCGTTTAGATGCAACTATTACAGAGTTTATTTATGTACCAAACACGGTAAAAGACGGAGAATATCTGTTAAATTTAATGATTGCTCCTTTCGAAAATGATGCGACACCGAGTAAGCCAATTTTGTACAAAATATTAAAATAG
- a CDS encoding CorA family divalent cation transporter, which translates to MENNFLKNTSLISYSVNNHEKKSFTDITSINFSENLEGVSWLNTYGIKFYDDYKKVVHQNKLDDFLIKLLGDEEHSNKVIILENLLFITTRVLITTNNKLNSEQMIFIVSKDFLWSIQEKPGDYFAWIRERLQGNKGIIRKKKADYLLFLILESLIDNYQETYQLNADLNANKLNASNINPTPEFTSLVEKRKQELFNFKKATISLKDTVIKLEKSQIPGFNVKYFSELKEQTNNLISNIDFELQELESKINLIFSIQGHRLNEVMKTLTILSVIFIPLTFLAGIYGMNFENIPELKFKYGYFILLGIMVLVTIGAVWYFRRKKWF; encoded by the coding sequence ATGGAAAATAATTTTTTAAAGAACACCTCACTAATAAGCTATTCTGTTAACAATCACGAGAAAAAAAGTTTTACCGATATTACTTCCATAAATTTCTCTGAAAATTTAGAGGGTGTTTCATGGCTAAATACATACGGAATTAAATTTTATGACGATTATAAAAAGGTAGTTCATCAAAATAAATTAGACGATTTTTTAATAAAACTTCTAGGAGATGAAGAACATTCTAATAAAGTAATTATTTTAGAAAACTTACTATTTATAACCACTCGAGTATTAATTACTACCAATAACAAGTTAAATTCTGAACAAATGATTTTTATTGTTTCCAAAGATTTTCTTTGGTCTATACAAGAAAAACCTGGAGATTATTTTGCTTGGATTCGTGAACGTTTACAAGGAAATAAAGGAATTATCAGAAAGAAAAAAGCGGACTATTTATTGTTTCTAATTTTAGAGTCTTTGATAGATAACTATCAAGAAACGTATCAATTGAATGCCGATTTAAACGCCAATAAATTAAATGCTTCTAACATTAATCCAACTCCAGAATTTACATCATTGGTAGAAAAAAGAAAACAAGAATTGTTCAATTTTAAAAAGGCAACAATTAGCCTAAAAGATACTGTTATTAAATTAGAAAAATCTCAAATACCAGGTTTTAACGTAAAATATTTTAGTGAACTTAAAGAACAGACCAATAATTTAATTTCTAATATCGATTTTGAATTACAAGAGTTAGAAAGTAAAATAAACTTAATTTTTAGTATTCAAGGACATCGATTAAATGAAGTTATGAAAACCTTAACTATATTATCTGTAATATTTATTCCGCTTACATTTTTAGCAGGTATTTATGGTATGAATTTCGAAAATATACCTGAATTAAAATTTAAATATGGTTATTTTATATTATTAGGCATTATGGTATTAGTAACCATTGGTGCTGTTTGGTATTTTAGACGTAAGAAATGGTTTTAA
- a CDS encoding MmcQ/YjbR family DNA-binding protein, protein MDIEQFRDFCLSKKGVTEHFPFDEVTLVFKVMGKMFALASLDKWEKNEQTINLKCNPERAIALRENYEGIIPGWHSNKKHWNTVTVNFSDVSDSLVKELISHSYDMVVKGLTKKAQLELKNL, encoded by the coding sequence ATGGATATAGAACAATTTAGAGATTTTTGTTTGTCTAAAAAAGGAGTAACAGAACACTTTCCTTTCGATGAAGTTACGCTGGTTTTTAAAGTAATGGGTAAAATGTTTGCTTTGGCAAGTCTTGACAAGTGGGAGAAGAATGAGCAAACAATTAATTTAAAATGCAACCCAGAAAGGGCAATTGCTTTAAGAGAAAATTATGAAGGTATAATTCCAGGCTGGCATTCGAACAAAAAACATTGGAATACGGTAACTGTAAATTTTAGTGATGTTTCAGATAGCTTAGTAAAAGAGTTAATTTCCCATTCTTATGATATGGTAGTAAAGGGTCTTACTAAAAAGGCACAATTAGAATTGAAAAATTTGTAA
- a CDS encoding 5-formyltetrahydrofolate cyclo-ligase — protein sequence MQKQTLRTLYKQKRENLSAVQIKELENNIYKQLFTLDISAVKTAHIFLTLEKFKEINTTPIINYLRKKGIRIAVSKCNFKNNTLSHYYYEENTALILNRFGVPEPVNAEKAEESDFDLIFVPLLISDTANYRVGYGKGFYDRFLAKCRPDARCIGINFFEPISKIDDLNEFDFPLHTVIYPI from the coding sequence ATGCAAAAGCAAACTTTAAGGACTTTATACAAGCAAAAAAGAGAAAATTTATCTGCTGTTCAAATTAAAGAGCTTGAAAATAATATTTATAAGCAACTCTTTACGTTAGATATTTCTGCTGTTAAAACAGCACATATTTTTTTAACGTTAGAAAAATTTAAAGAAATTAACACAACACCAATCATTAATTATTTAAGAAAAAAAGGAATTCGAATTGCCGTTTCTAAATGTAATTTTAAAAACAACACATTATCTCATTATTATTACGAAGAAAATACAGCATTAATTTTGAATAGATTTGGGGTTCCAGAACCAGTAAATGCAGAGAAAGCAGAGGAATCTGATTTTGATTTAATTTTTGTTCCGTTGTTAATTTCAGATACGGCTAATTATCGTGTTGGCTATGGAAAAGGCTTTTACGATCGTTTTTTAGCTAAATGCAGACCAGATGCAAGGTGTATTGGAATTAATTTTTTCGAGCCAATCTCTAAAATTGACGATCTTAATGAGTTTGATTTCCCTTTGCACACTGTTATTTATCCAATTTAA